TCTTTAAGCATAGCGTTAAGCTCTGCTACATTTTTATCTGCTAAATCAATATATTTCATTGCTTAACTCCGCAGTAATTATTTTAGTCTTAAATGGTAATTTGTGCATTGCAAGAGTTAACGCTTCACGCGCGATATCATGCGGAACACCAGCCATTTCAAATATAATACGACCTGGTTTAATGTTCATAACCCATTGATCAACTGAACCTTTACCTTTACCCATACGAGTTTCAAGAGGTTTAGAAGTTAATGGTTTAGCAGGAAACACGCGGATCCAAATCTTACCATTTCTTTTAATATGACGAGTAGCTGAAATACGAGCTGCTTCAATCTGACGAGAGTTAATACGACCTGCTTCAACCGCCTTAAAAGCGATATCACCGAAAGCTAGAGTATAACCCGAACGAGCGTAACCACGGTTACGACCTTTCATTACCTTACGATATTTTGTTCTCTTTGGCATCAACATAATTATTCAGCCTTTTCTTTTCTTGGAGCGCGTTTTCTTGGACGCTCTTGTTTTTCTTCTTTAGCTTCTGCTGGGATACCTTTAGTAAGTACTTCACCTTTGAATATCCATACTTTAACACCAATACAACCATATTGAGTATGAGCTTCAGCAAAACCATAGTCGATTTTAGCACGAAGTGTATGAAGAGGAACACGTCCCTCTAGGTACCACTCAGTACGAGCCATTTCAGCTCCACCTAAACGACCACTAACAGAAATCTTAATACCTTTAGCACCTGAACGTTGTGCACTTTGCATAACTTTTTTCATAGCTCTTCTAAATGCAACACGACGCTCTAATTGAGTAGCAACATTCTCAGCAACTAGTTGTGCTGAAACTTGAGCTTTTTTCTCTTCTTTGATATTTACTGAAACTGATTTGCCAATAAGTTTCTCAAGAGATGTTTTAAGCTTCTCAATATCCGCACCTTTTTTACCAATAATGATACCAGGACGAGCGGCTACGATAGTTACACGAAGTCTTTTTATAGTTCTTTCTATAATGATGTTAGCAACACCTGCATAGTAAAGCTCTTTTTTCAAAAATGTACGAATCTTGTGATCTTCACCTAAAGCTGCTGGAGCAGTCTTAAAGTTAGGAAACCATCTGCTCTCCCAGTTGCGGTTGATACCAAGACGTAAACCTATAGGATTAACTTTTTGACCCATATTATTTACCCTCTACTTCTACTAAGATATGTGCAGTTGGCTTTCTGATTCCAGATGCCATACCACGCGCACGCGGTCTAAATCTTTTTAGGACTGGACCATTATCAACACGACATGATGTAATAGTACAATCCTCTGCTTCATTACCGCTGTTTGCAACTGCAGATGCAACAACTTTAGCGATGATTTTAGCTGCCTTATTTGGAGTAAACTCTAAAGATGCAAGTGCAAGCTCTGCATTCATCCCCTGAATTTCTCTTGCTATAAGACGAGATTTGATTGGTGAAACACGGATAAATTTTAATAATGCTCTAGCCATGATTACCCCTTCTTCTGAACAGAGCCTTTATGGCCCTTAAATGTACGAGTTGGTGCGAATTCACCAAGTTTATATCCAATGTGATTCTCTGTAACATATACAGGAACAAATTGTCTTCCGTTGTGAACATTTATTGTAAAACCAACCATTTCAGGAAGAACCATAGATCTTCTTGACCATGTTTTAATAGGTTTTTTACTGCCCTCAGCCTTAGCTGCTTGGACTTTTTTTACTAAATGGTCATCAACAAATGGACCTTTTTTAACTGAACGAGCCATTGTTAACCTTCCCTTCTTGCATTTGGTTTACGACTAGCAATTATAAGATTATCACTAGCTTTTTTACGACGAGTTTTAGCACCCTTCGTTGGTTTACCCCATGGAGTAACTGGATGACGACCTGAGTTCGTTTTACCTTCACCACCACCATGCGGGTGATCAATAGGGTTCATAGCAGAACCACGAGTTTGAGGACGAATTCCTAAATGTCTTTGACGACCAGCTTTTGCTATAACGATATTACCAAACTCTTCGTTACCAACTGAACCAATAGTAGCTAAACACTCACCTAATACTAAACGCATTTCAGATGAAGGCATACGAAGTGATACATACTTGCCATCACGACCCATAATTTGAGCAGATGTTCCAGCTGAGCGAACCATTTGTCCACCTTTACCAGTTTTTAGCTCTATATTGTGTATAGATGTACCAATTGGAATATTTTTAAGCTTCATTGCATTACCAGGTTTAACATCTAATCCACCTTCGGCAGAAGTTATAGTATCACCAACCTTTAAGCCTTTTGGTTGAAGAATATATCTCTTTTCACCATCAGCATAAGTAACAAGTGCAATACGACAGTTACGATATGGATCGTACTCTATAGCACTAACTGTAGCGCTAATACCAAACTTGTTTCTTTTAAAATCAATTAT
This sequence is a window from Sulfurimonas hongkongensis. Protein-coding genes within it:
- the rplP gene encoding 50S ribosomal protein L16; amino-acid sequence: MLMPKRTKYRKVMKGRNRGYARSGYTLAFGDIAFKAVEAGRINSRQIEAARISATRHIKRNGKIWIRVFPAKPLTSKPLETRMGKGKGSVDQWVMNIKPGRIIFEMAGVPHDIAREALTLAMHKLPFKTKIITAELSNEIY
- the rpsC gene encoding 30S ribosomal protein S3 gives rise to the protein MGQKVNPIGLRLGINRNWESRWFPNFKTAPAALGEDHKIRTFLKKELYYAGVANIIIERTIKRLRVTIVAARPGIIIGKKGADIEKLKTSLEKLIGKSVSVNIKEEKKAQVSAQLVAENVATQLERRVAFRRAMKKVMQSAQRSGAKGIKISVSGRLGGAEMARTEWYLEGRVPLHTLRAKIDYGFAEAHTQYGCIGVKVWIFKGEVLTKGIPAEAKEEKQERPRKRAPRKEKAE
- the rplV gene encoding 50S ribosomal protein L22; this encodes MARALLKFIRVSPIKSRLIAREIQGMNAELALASLEFTPNKAAKIIAKVVASAVANSGNEAEDCTITSCRVDNGPVLKRFRPRARGMASGIRKPTAHILVEVEGK
- the rpsS gene encoding 30S ribosomal protein S19, with the translated sequence MARSVKKGPFVDDHLVKKVQAAKAEGSKKPIKTWSRRSMVLPEMVGFTINVHNGRQFVPVYVTENHIGYKLGEFAPTRTFKGHKGSVQKKG
- the rplB gene encoding 50S ribosomal protein L2, giving the protein MAIKTYRPITPSRRFFTNVDSSDITAKASVRSLLVKLPTHSGRNNNGRITSRHRQAGAKKIYRIIDFKRNKFGISATVSAIEYDPYRNCRIALVTYADGEKRYILQPKGLKVGDTITSAEGGLDVKPGNAMKLKNIPIGTSIHNIELKTGKGGQMVRSAGTSAQIMGRDGKYVSLRMPSSEMRLVLGECLATIGSVGNEEFGNIVIAKAGRQRHLGIRPQTRGSAMNPIDHPHGGGEGKTNSGRHPVTPWGKPTKGAKTRRKKASDNLIIASRKPNARREG